Proteins encoded by one window of Bacillota bacterium:
- a CDS encoding methyltransferase domain-containing protein → MAGTLAGAAEVIGLDFSPRMIEVATAKAERTGLSNVRFIRGDASNPGLTDFCDLATAQNAPLYLD, encoded by the coding sequence GTGGCCGGGACCCTGGCCGGCGCGGCCGAGGTCATCGGACTGGACTTCTCGCCCAGAATGATCGAGGTCGCCACGGCCAAGGCCGAACGGACCGGGCTGAGCAATGTCCGCTTCATCCGGGGGGACGCCTCGAACCCAGGTCTGACGGACTTCTGCGACCTGGCCACGGCCCAGAACGCCCCCCTGTACCTGGATTGA